The Pirellulales bacterium DNA window TCATGGACGTTGTTGAGCAGAAACACCCGGCTTTGCAGCCCGGCCAGCAGTTTTTGCAGCCTCGCACGATCGAATGCCGCGCCGCTCGACGCCGCCACGCCTTCGAGCCCGTCGAGCACGCGCAGCTGGTCGCGCTCGGTTTGCAGCCGGCCCACGAACCAGGTCCCCGCGTTCGACAGGCCCTTGTAGTCGAGATCGACCGGGTTCTGCGTCGCCAACACCACGCCCACGCCGAAGGCCCGTGCCTGTTTGAGCAGCGTCAACAACGGCAGCTTCGACGGCGGATTGGCCACCGGCGGGAAATAGCCGAAGATTTCGTCCATGTAGACCAGTGCCCGCAAACTGGTCGTCCCCGGTTGGCTGCGCATCCAGCCGACGACCTGATTGAGCAGCGTCGTGACGAAAAACATCCGCTGGGCATCGTCGAGGTGGGCAATCGAGAAGATCGAGATGCGTGGTTTGCCGTCGGGCGTGTGGAGCAGGCGTTCGACGTCGAGCGGCTCGCCTTCGAGCCAGGCGCTGAAGCCCGGCGCGGCCAAAAGGTTGTTCAGCCGCATCGCCAGGCCGAAGCGTTCCTTGGCCGGGTAGAACGATTCGAGTTCGAGTACGCCCACCTGCTTGACCGGCGGGGCCTGGATTTGGGCGATGATCGTGGCCAGATCGAGATCGCGCCCCGCTAGCCACGATTCGCGCAACAGCGTGCACAACAGGATGTGCTCGCGACTTTGGATCGGGTCGGCGTCGATCCCGGCCAAAGCCAGCAGACCGCTGGCGGCCGTGGCAATCTGCTCGGCGAGCAGTTCCGCGTCTTCACGCTGCTCGGGCGGCGGTGCGGCGAACCGCTTCAGCATCGACAGGGGCCTTCCCGCGCTGCTGCCCGGGGTAAACACCGAGAAATTGGCCGCCTCGCGCAGACGGCGAATCCGCTCGCCGTCCTGGCCCCAGTCGGCCAGTCCCTGCTTCCACTGCTCGGCCTGCTGCGCGGCGAATTCGTCGGCCGACAGCCCGCGCTGGGTGGCATCTCTTTCGTTGACCCAGGGGCGGAAATCCTCGGCGCGCAGCTCGGGAAACGTCAGCAGCAGGTTGGGCAGATCGCCCTTCGGATCGATCACCAGGGCCGGAATGCCGTCGATGGCCGCTTCCTCGATCAGCGTCAGACACAGGCCTGTCTTGCCGCTGCCGGTCATGCCGACGCAGACGGCATGGGTCACCAGGTCCTTCGAGTCGTACAGGACCAACTCTGCGCCGGCTTTCCCGGTGTCGGCATCGAAGCGGCGTCCCAGGTAGAACACGCCCAGCTTTTCGAAGTCCTGCATGCGTTCGTCGCCCGCGGAAAGCCATGAGAGAGAAGCGGTGATCGGCCGCCGGCATGAAATCGTACCGCTGTTGCGCGGAACTCCCAAGCAGCAGCGGTGGCGGGAAAACTCCGCGGTAAAAGTTTGTGACCGGCCGGCGCGGCACCTAGAATCGCTGCCCAGCCGTCCGCCCGCACACACGCACATTCGCCAGGAGGCGCCCGTGAATCCGCGCACCGGGACCGTCTATGCACTGTTGGTGTTGTTGGCGATCAACACGATGAACTTCTACGATCGGCTCGTGTTGACGCCGCTGTCCGAGCCGATTCGCAAGCATTGGGAATTGAGCGACACGGCGCTCGGCTGGCTCGGGACGGCATTTACGTTGATCTACGCCGTGGTCGGCTTGCCCCTGGGACGCCTGGCCGACCTGACCAATCGCAAACGCATCCTTGTGGTCGGCGTGTTCTTGTGGAGCCTGCTGACGGGCATTTCAGGGATCTGCGTTCAATACTGGCAATTGTTCCTGGCCCGGCTCGGGGTCGGCGTGGGAGAAGCGACTTGCGCCCCGGCGGCCAGCTCGCTGATCGGCGATTACTTCTCGGCTGCCGCTCGCGCGCGGGCCATGTCGGTGTTCATGATGGGCCTGCCGCTGGGCAACGCCTTGGCCGTGGTGGTCGGCGGCATCATCGCCGAGCGCATCGACTGGCGCGCGGCGCTCTACGTGGCGTTTATTCCCGGCGTGCTGTGCGCGCTGGCCGCGACGTGGATCGTCGAACCGCAGCGCGGCGCGAGCGAATCCCACGCGGTCGGGTTGCGCCGCCGCCCGGGCTCGCCCTTTCTGCTGGTGCTGTCGATTCCCACGATGTGGTGGATCATCGCCTCGGGCGCCTTGCACAACTTCAACATGTATGCCTTGGGCGCGTTCATGCACGCCTTCTTGGTGCGCGTGCACGGTTTGAACCTGGAACACGCTGGCTATGTGATGGCGGCCGTCTATGGACTGGCCGGAATCCCGGGCTTGCTGATCGGCGGCTGGCTGGGCGATCACATCGTACGCCGGCGCGTGAGCGGCCGGCTGTTCGTGGCGGCCTTGGCCTTGGGCGCGGCGACACCTTTGGTGTTCTTGGCGCTCGAGGTTCCCGCCGGCGGCGTGGCGGCGTTTGTCACCTTGATGGGCGCCGGCTGTGGGCTGATGTATGTCTACTACGCGACTGTCTATTCCACGATTCAGGATGTGATCGAGCCGGCCTTGCGCGGTACGGCCATGGCGCTCTACTTCTGCGCAATGTACGTGCTGGGCGCCTCGTTGGGACCCTTGGCCACGGGCATGGCGAGCGACTATTTTGCCCGCGCGGCGGCCGCGGCTAAGGGCGTGTCGCTCGAAGGACTTAAGGGGCCGGCGCTCGAGGCGGCCCTTGCGCCGTTTAAAGGCCAAGGACTGCACCAGGCGATGTACATCATCCCGGTGCTGTGCCTGGTGTTGGCGTTCGTGCTGTTCGCCGGTGCGCGCACCGTTACGAACGACGTCGCCCGGCTGCGGCTGTGGATGGAACAGTCGAGCCGCGATGAAGAGGCCGAGGTCGAAGCGGCCTGAAAGTTTCCGTGGGTGCGTCACCTTGAGGACTTGATTTCACCGCCGAGGCGGACTTCCATGGAATCTTCAAGGAACGGCAACGAGCCATGTTCTCTTGCCGACAGCGGATAGCACTACGCCAGGGACGCGGCCCGTACAGTCCCGGTAGCGATGATCATGTTGCGGCGGTCGCGCCAGCGTGGTGGTTTGTTCCCTAGC harbors:
- a CDS encoding ATP-binding protein — translated: MQDFEKLGVFYLGRRFDADTGKAGAELVLYDSKDLVTHAVCVGMTGSGKTGLCLTLIEEAAIDGIPALVIDPKGDLPNLLLTFPELRAEDFRPWVNERDATQRGLSADEFAAQQAEQWKQGLADWGQDGERIRRLREAANFSVFTPGSSAGRPLSMLKRFAAPPPEQREDAELLAEQIATAASGLLALAGIDADPIQSREHILLCTLLRESWLAGRDLDLATIIAQIQAPPVKQVGVLELESFYPAKERFGLAMRLNNLLAAPGFSAWLEGEPLDVERLLHTPDGKPRISIFSIAHLDDAQRMFFVTTLLNQVVGWMRSQPGTTSLRALVYMDEIFGYFPPVANPPSKLPLLTLLKQARAFGVGVVLATQNPVDLDYKGLSNAGTWFVGRLQTERDQLRVLDGLEGVAASSGAAFDRARLQKLLAGLQSRVFLLNNVHEDAPVLFQVRWALSYLRGPVTREQIRRLMDNRRGPAHGADDDDALSDTPGTPPAATQTPGAPAAPAPSGQATPVRPGLDPEIAQYFLPPSGEQAAGTVVYRPLLVGVVNVHYAQAKANVEYSEQVAYAVAVQPSGVAIDWQQSGDYAWEPDRLLRDPAAGATFAPLATTAAQAKSYKGWQKSLVDYVYRTRRLTLWQQPTLKLISRPDETEGAFRIRLQQAIREQRDQRVEQLRAEYGPRVLALEEKAKQAETALERERSEANQKRVESVFSAGAAILGMILGRKRLSASNVQRAGTASRSAGKVFGTSRDVEKAELNVDQIRERRTKLEAEFRAETEALLAEMNTLEQTVETVAIKPKKVDITISQLALVWKPDPPSEITSATVAPENPATTDPATAGLPQP
- a CDS encoding MFS transporter, yielding MNPRTGTVYALLVLLAINTMNFYDRLVLTPLSEPIRKHWELSDTALGWLGTAFTLIYAVVGLPLGRLADLTNRKRILVVGVFLWSLLTGISGICVQYWQLFLARLGVGVGEATCAPAASSLIGDYFSAAARARAMSVFMMGLPLGNALAVVVGGIIAERIDWRAALYVAFIPGVLCALAATWIVEPQRGASESHAVGLRRRPGSPFLLVLSIPTMWWIIASGALHNFNMYALGAFMHAFLVRVHGLNLEHAGYVMAAVYGLAGIPGLLIGGWLGDHIVRRRVSGRLFVAALALGAATPLVFLALEVPAGGVAAFVTLMGAGCGLMYVYYATVYSTIQDVIEPALRGTAMALYFCAMYVLGASLGPLATGMASDYFARAAAAAKGVSLEGLKGPALEAALAPFKGQGLHQAMYIIPVLCLVLAFVLFAGARTVTNDVARLRLWMEQSSRDEEAEVEAA